The DNA sequence cggcgcaaagagtgccgcggcttgaaGAGGCTCGTGGTGGTTAACGGTGGCACGAGGAGGGCTGGAAATGGAAGGGTGGGGTCGCCGTCCAGTGGGGGAGCTAGTGTGAGGGGCAGTGTCGATCACTGCCGACTCACGGacggagggagggagagagagtgcgTTGCTTGCGGGAAGGAAccagggaaaaagaaaagaaaagaagaaaagaaaaaggaagaaaagaaaagaggaaagagaaaatgtagggaaagaaatgaggtctaattctcatatcttgggtcacaaaaatgatccaacggaaacgattttaaaacagcatgtgaaataaaattattcaaaaaagtgattaaaatgaaaataaataattaaacccaacaataagttaattaatttgagaagaaatttaaacgcataacaataattaattagagaaagcacttcaaaaataattttcgtaaactaaaaatcataaaaataacccaattaaaagtccaataattttaaaacaaaagaataatttttgaatcaataaaaaataattccctcattaaaaatacactaaaatatagGGTTTTACATGTTCGATTGAAAATTTTAcgggaattacgtgattattttataggtgaagattaatttttgttcggcattgttgaggaaattttcaaaaggctaagaagtccaggtaagcggggtttctatactagtctttgcataaaaagaaagtgaaaacgaggttgattttttttttaaatatgcatgtttgttttgaaagaaaaaatgtgaaacaatctcagttatttgttttgcatttactcatgaaatctgtataagaATGAAgtaatttttgtcatgactggtgtagatatgagctgATTTTAGCATTCTACTTTTGAACTgtgaaaaagagcgaatatgagatCCAAAAAGTTTTCCTTTGATTAAATGAAgaagttttgtttctgttatttGTGAATATGTGAAACGATCTAAAACACTTCAGTAATCTGTTTTGATATAATGTGTCATCTGAAAGCCTTGACATgaatttctgattctgtatttgaataTGATCTGGTTCTGATGATgttttgttctgtttctgttaaggtcCTGTCACGGGtgtaatgatggtttataaccctaccacgggggttaaacatggtatacggcccagccacggatataatggtagtttataatcCTAttacgggggttaaacatggtatatgacccagccacgggtataatggtggtttataaccctaccacgggagttaaacatggtatacggccccaTCCAcgagtataatagtggtttataaccctaccacggaggttaagCATGGTATCTGTCCCGATGTGATGTTTTGATATGTTATGAGGATGATGTTTCAAtttggatatgccaaaagattttctttttggaaaaaagtttgttttctgaaagtttcgctctgatattttgtaacaagtgttttgtttctgcaatgtaaaagcaaatgttttgttctccattctgaaagaaaatgctttgttctgcattctaaatgttataaatgctcatatttacatactagtatatgttttctgcttactgagttgttgataacttaccctttatctccacaatatttttcagatatttggaTATTTTTAGCTGAGGATCATATTATGAAgttttgggtgagatgattataGAATGGTGGATTTAAGCATAGAGAGTTTCTATATGAGTATTGACGAagtttattaagaaattttattgtgttatgataatttagcattttggaaaattgattatattgaagaaattagtttgaatcaaaattcTTTATGATATTGGGGGTTTGgagttttaaattatattattgaaatatgagtttaagtgataAAAAGTAACTCTTTGATCCTTGCGGGACTGAAGCGTTACAATTACATAATGCTACAATAAAAGGAGTAAGAGTAAATACAATTGACTAACAGCCTAGACTTTCCTAGAATAGCTTGACAGTTTAATATGTAATCTCTTTTCTGATTTCCTGCAATCCTGATGTAATCTGTTTGCTGATTTCTTGCATTCCTTCTTTAATGCTTTCATTCCTTATATATGGTTCCTCAGAAAAAAATGTTGCTGATGCGTTTAACCATGATTCCTGCCTTTCCTACCatgctcatttttctttttcctctcataTTGATCAAGTGGAAATTCCATGGAAAAAGCTGCAAGCAAACTCCAGAGCAGCTTCCACCGGGCCCAACTCCGTGGCCAATAGTTGGAAACCTCCCAGAACTGTGGAGGAATAAGCCAGCATTTCGGTGGATAGATGGCCTTCTGGAATCACTCAATACGGAAATCGCTTGTATACGTCTAGGAGGTGTTCATGTTATTCCGGTAACTTCACCGGAACTTGCCCGGGAGTTCTTGAAAAAACACGATATCGTGTTTGCATCAAGACCTCTTTTTTTGTCGAGTAAATATGCTACTCGCGGCTTTAAGTCGATAGCTTTGGTGCCGTGGGGAGATCaatggaagaagatgaaaaaattggtGGCTTCTGAGATAATTAACTCAAAAACAACTCGGTGGCTACTCAATAAAAGGACCGAAGAAGCTGATAATCTTGTTCGTTTCATTTATAATCAATGTAAGAATGCTGCGATTGACGGCCTTCCTGATGATCAGTCAATTAGTGGTTCAGTTGTGGACGTGAGACTTGTTGCACGTCATTACTGTGGAAATGTCATTAGGAAGATGATATTCAACAGAAGGTACTTTGGCAAAGGAAAGAAGGATGGAGGACCTGGAGTTGAGGAAGAACAACACATTGAATCACTTTTCACCATACTCGCCCATCTTAATGCATTTGCTTTATCGGATTACTTGCCATGCTTAACAGCACTAGATTTAGATGGTCATGGGAAGATTGTAAGTGAGGCTATGAAGATCGTTACGAGTTATGAAGATCCGGTCGTCGATGAGAGACTACGGCAATGGAGAGACGGGGAGAAGACCGAGGCCGAGGACTTGCTCGACGCTTTCATTTTGGCAAAGGATTCGAATGGGAAAGCAGCTTTTTCAGTGGAAGAGATCAAAGCTGAAATCACGgcaagataaaaattaaatattaataataatacctaataccatgcatgcattttaatatataacattgcaaaatatttCACGTCTTTCACAAACCCTAGATAGTGTTTTTCTCTCCTATTCTAAATATCCTGATAACTAATATTAgttttgtagaaaatatttaaatttaaataaatgaagttttcaatAATTAACATCTATTaatcacttacttgaattgttTTCAATCATGTGCGTGCAGGAACTGATGCTTGCAACAGTGGACAATCCTTCCAACTGCATAGAGTGGACACTAGCAGAAATGCTCAACCAACCGGAGCTCCTCCAAAAAGCTGTAGAAGAAATTGACAGGGTAGTGGGAAAGAAGAGATGGGTTGAAGAATCCGATATTCCACAGCTCAATTATGTCAAGGCTTGTGCAAGGGAAGGTTTCCGGCTTCACCCAGTTGCACCATTTAACCTCCCCCATGTCTCAATGCAAGACGCGACTGTGGCTGGCTATTTCATCCCGAAAGGAAGTCATGTCATCTTGAGCCGATATGGTCTCGGACGCAACCCTCGCGTTTGGAAAGAACCCTTGAGGTTCAAACCAGATCGACATCTGAAGAAGAAGGAGGATGGATCGTCGATGGCCGATGATCAGGAGGTGGAACTTGCAGAGCATGAGCTGCGCTTCATTTCGTTCAGTACGGGAAGGCGGGGTTGCATGGGCATCGCACTCGGCTCAGCCATTACTGTGATGCTTTTGGCAAGGCTTCTTCAAGGATTTTCATGGAGTTTGCCGCCAAACCAAGAGGAGATTGACCTCTCTGAGTCCATGGATGAACTTTTCATGGCCAAACCCTTACGTGCACATGCAAACCCGCGTCTGGCGGCTTCACTTTATCCCGCTTAATAATAATTATCTGGAAGAGTAGTTCTGTTTATGAGCCAGGGTAGAGAACAGTACGTCGTATACGTACCATTGACATGTCATTGGTATTGAAGTTGTGTTTTATACCCCGACTACAAATAGAATTCTTCTACTCAGAAGACTAATTCGATGCAGTACTTGAGACTTGAGATTTCAGTTGGAAAGTTGTATCCGTGCCTACAATATACTCTTGTGTTTGGCAAACAAGCGCTAATCATCAGTAATTTGCTGTACGTACGTATACGTCCTTGCAATGTATGCagtaatcaataaaaatatgtcTTATCAATATTTCACTTCATGTTTCGTGAGAAGACACGATCGAGAAACTGCATGTTGATCAATATGATCATTTGATT is a window from the Juglans regia cultivar Chandler chromosome 7, Walnut 2.0, whole genome shotgun sequence genome containing:
- the LOC108985109 gene encoding tryptophan N-monooxygenase CYP79A68-like isoform X2, whose product is MIPAFPTMLIFLFPLILIKWKFHGKSCKQTPEQLPPGPTPWPIVGNLPELWRNKPAFRWIDGLLESLNTEIACIRLGGVHVIPVTSPELAREFLKKHDIVFASRPLFLSSKYATRGFKSIALVPWGDQWKKMKKLVASEIINSKTTRWLLNKRTEEADNLVRFIYNQCKNAAIDGLPDDQSISGSVVDVRLVARHYCGNVIRKMIFNRRYFGKGKKDGGPGVEEEQHIESLFTILAHLNAFALSDYLPCLTALDLDGHGKIVSEAMKIVTSYEDPDSNGKAAFSVEEIKAEITELMLATVDNPSNCIEWTLAEMLNQPELLQKAVEEIDRVVGKKRWVEESDIPQLNYVKACAREGFRLHPVAPFNLPHVSMQDATVAGYFIPKGSHVILSRYGLGRNPRVWKEPLRFKPDRHLKKKEDGSSMADDQEVELAEHELRFISFSTGRRGCMGIALGSAITVMLLARLLQGFSWSLPPNQEEIDLSESMDELFMAKPLRAHANPRLAASLYPA
- the LOC108985109 gene encoding tryptophan N-monooxygenase CYP79A68-like isoform X1, whose amino-acid sequence is MIPAFPTMLIFLFPLILIKWKFHGKSCKQTPEQLPPGPTPWPIVGNLPELWRNKPAFRWIDGLLESLNTEIACIRLGGVHVIPVTSPELAREFLKKHDIVFASRPLFLSSKYATRGFKSIALVPWGDQWKKMKKLVASEIINSKTTRWLLNKRTEEADNLVRFIYNQCKNAAIDGLPDDQSISGSVVDVRLVARHYCGNVIRKMIFNRRYFGKGKKDGGPGVEEEQHIESLFTILAHLNAFALSDYLPCLTALDLDGHGKIVSEAMKIVTSYEDPVVDERLRQWRDGEKTEAEDLLDAFILAKDSNGKAAFSVEEIKAEITELMLATVDNPSNCIEWTLAEMLNQPELLQKAVEEIDRVVGKKRWVEESDIPQLNYVKACAREGFRLHPVAPFNLPHVSMQDATVAGYFIPKGSHVILSRYGLGRNPRVWKEPLRFKPDRHLKKKEDGSSMADDQEVELAEHELRFISFSTGRRGCMGIALGSAITVMLLARLLQGFSWSLPPNQEEIDLSESMDELFMAKPLRAHANPRLAASLYPA